In the Candidatus Saccharimonadales bacterium genome, GCGCAGTTTTAAAAAGTCACTCGAGGAAGCAGCCGACGTTCCGAAAATTGACGGGTTACTGTGTCCGTACGAGAACTACATTGTCTTTAAAGCAATTGCCGCAGAAACATTATCCCTCCCTTCTTTATCGATAGACTCCGCACGTGCTTGCACCGATAAATACCTGATGAGAAGCCGTTTTTTACGATATAACACCGCAATAACCCCGGAATTTACATTTGTTGACTCCGAGCAGCAGCTGCTTGATTTCGCGGAGAGAGTTGGCTACCCTCTCATTTTGAAACCCACAAATCTGGTTAAAAGCCTACTCGTAACCAAGTGCTCCACTAAAGACGAGCTTTTACTCGCCTATAAAAATACTCTGGAGCAAATTAATGATATTTACATCAAGCTTCATGTGACAAATCGTGCTCCCGGTCTTATCCTAGAAAAATTTATCGAGGGTCGTATGTGCTCAGTGGCGGCATTTGTCGACCAAGATGGTACACCCCATTTTTGTGATGGTATAGTCGATCTCGTCACCGCACAAGACATAGGATATGATGATAACTTTCTGTATGCCCGTAAACTCCTCAATGATTTTGATCCGGTACTCAAGGCAAAGATTTTTAAAGTCGCGAGAGAGGGCATCGCTGCTCTTGATATGCGTTCATCGCCAGCACATGTCGAAATTATTTATAACGACGCTGAAGTTCAGCTCGTAGAAATCGGTGCGCGAACCGGAGGCTACAGGCCATTTTTATATATGCAAAGTTACGGAATCGATATGCTAGAACAAGAAGCGCGCAATGCGGTGGGTGATCAACCTCGTATGAACGGCGTCTTTAAAAATTACGCAGCACTGTATGAACTTTTTCCGCGATCGAGAAGTACTTTCCTAAAACTTGAAAATTTACAGCCAAAGACAAGCTATGCATACCTTCATGAAGTCGCACACCCTGGTGACGAAGTGGGATGCGCAAAAGACGGTTACAAATCACTGGCTATCATTGGCATTGCAGACCCGGATATCGCTTCTTTCACGGCACGTAGTAATGCTATAGAAGATATACAGGTCGTGACCACATGAACATCGCGCATGTCGTTCCGTACAGCATAAAATTTCCACTTGATTCACATAATGGAAGGTACGATTGGGTTTTACAGTTGGCGAGCTTGCAGACGCAACGCGGACATACGGTGACTATCTACTGTAACCCTGGCTCGGCTATTGATAACATACGCACCGTTGGCATTGAGCACGCGACCGAAGACAAAGAACATAATAATCTAGAGACCTTCCGCGCTGCGCTACGCAATAATCACGACATATATCATAGTCATTTTGACGACTTACACTATAAAGTAGCCCACGAGACTACAAAGCAGATTGTATTCACGCAGCACTGGTGGCCCAAAGACAGCGTAATAAAACTGGCAGATTTGAACCCCAAGAATGTTTGGGCGGTTCCACCTACGCAATATATGTATGATTTTGATATCCAATCAGGTATTAGATCAAAAGGTTTTATTCATCATGGCATTGATCTTGAATTGTTTCGCGTCCGTCATGCTCAGAAGAATAACCGTCTTCTGTTTGTCGGCCGCATCTCTCCAGAGAAGAACCTTGAGACCGCACTTGCTGTTTCAAAAAGAAGCGGCATCGGACTCGATATAATTGGAAAGGTCGCCGAGAAAAATCTTCCGTATTGGAATACCTTACAGTCATACATTGACGGAGAGCAGGTTCGCTACTTAGGACAAAAGAACCATCAAGAGCTGGTCGGATACTACGCCTCAGCGCTGGCTGTCATATTTCCGGCGGACATTCGAGAAGCTTTTGGACTCGTCGCGATCGAGTCCCAGGCATGTGGAACGCCGATCATTATGAAAAGAGGCGGCTCTCGCAAGGAACTCGTCGAAGAAGATAAGACTGGTTTTTTATGTGAGACCGAGGATGATTTTACTGCGGCGGTTCAACGTGCGGACACGCTACAGGCTTCTGCTTGCTTTGAGTTTGCGAAGCGATTTGACATACACACAATGGTAGAAAAATATGATAATTTATACAAAGACCTACTGGCTATCTAAAGTTCGTAGGATACTTTCCTTCATTTAGAATATGCCACGCTTTTTGGCATCATCAAATTGCCCTAGCAGATCTTTTTGCTTTTTTGTAAGTTTAGTCGGCGTATCGACAAGAATACTGACAATATGCGCGCCTCGTGAGCTACTGCGCATGTGAGGAACACCGTGATTAGACAGCTTGAAGTCGGTACCGCTCTGTGTACCAGCTGGAATTTTCATTCGAACATTGCCGTCCACTGTCTCAACTTCAATTTCGGTCCCAAGAGCCGCATCAATCATACTAATATGCTCCTCGGATAGAATAATATCGCCTTCGCGGGTGAACTTTTTGTGAGCTTTTACCCGGATATGCACGTAGAGATCACCTCTTGCGCCCCCACCAATTGCTTCGCCGCGCTCTTTTAAGCGAATCGTCGAGCCATCATCAATACCAGCAGGAATTTTAAGCGTTACCGATTGTTTACGACGCTGTGTTCCCTTACCTCTACATACAGTACAGACTTTTTCGGGTACTTTACCTGTTCCCTTACACGTTTCACAGGTAACAGCTTGCTGAATCTGACCAAAGATCGTATTCATGACACGAGTTTGCTGGCCAGCACCTTTACAGGTGGGACATGTTTTCATACTGTGACCAGGCTCGACCGTTGTACCATGGCAGTGTTCACATTCGTCGTCCATATCTAGAACGATTTCTTCTTCAACACCGAATACGGCTTGTTCAAATGTTAGCGTTAAGCTAGTTTCAACATCACGACCGCGTTTTGGTCCGCGTTGTTGCTGGCCACCGCCACCAAAGAACTGTCCGAAAATATCACCCAGGCCACCATCCCCGAAGTCAAAGTTAACGTTTTGGCCGCCAAATCCTTCGAACGGATTGCCACCACTTGCGCCACCACCATTACCGCCAACTCCGGCGTGACCGAACTGATCATAGCGTTGGCGTTTTTGCTGATCTTTTAAAACTTCATATGCTTCGTTGATTTCTTTAAACTTTGCTTCGTCACCACCTTCTTTATCAGGGTGGTGTTGAACAGCAGCCTTTCGGAAGGCTTTTTTAATTTCATCTGCACTGGCGGTTTTTGATACGCCAAGGACTTCGTAATAATCGCGTTTGCTCATCTCTATTTATGATACAAAATTAGCACTTGCATGTCTAGAGTGCTAAGACTTTACCTATGACTAATTCAGCCTTGGTCAAGATAATCACGAAGTCGTTCCATGTGTAAAATATAGCTTCTTCTAGAGTGAGCGATCAGTTTAAGCATCTCTAGTTTTTTGAGCTCGATATTCGTTGTTTCGCGCGTCAGCCCAAGTGAATCAGCGATCTCTTGTTGGGTGACCGAGATCTTTAAGTGGTTGGTAAATTTGTACGATTTTAAAATCCCCCCCAGTTGATCGGCCATGTACAGAAGCGTAAATGCCACTTTATCACTAGCTCTTGATTGTTCGAGGGCATGAATCCTAGATATACTCGAAAGGAGAATTATCGTCATCTTTACTTGGCGGTTATACATACTTTCCGGATTAGCATGGAGATGTTTTGTAAACTTTTGATGGGGCACTAGACGAACGGTGCATTTGGTAAATGCTTCGTAAAAATACTGTGATTCTTCGATTAGTCCAAAAGCAAACCCTACCGGGAAATCTTCATCTTTGCGACCAATTGACACAAGACGTTCGTCACCAGTCTTCGTAATACTATACGTTTTGACGAGACCCGACTCTATGACATAGACGCATTTTGGACGCTCCCCTTTTAGGAGAATCGTTTCGCCTTTCTTGAAGGACTGCTGAGGATAGTGAGAGATAAATTGTTTAAAAGTGTCCATGCCCTTAGACTACTTTCTTGAATTAATGCCTGAAGCGAGCTACAAATATCGCTCCCGAGGGCTTCTTATCTCTTTATACACCCGTTGTAAAGATTACGCAAGTCTACTCCTACGGGTTAGTCCTACTGCCATTGTTGCGAGAATACTAAGGAATAGAACTGTCAATAAAATCGCAAGGAATGGATTCATACCACGCGTAGCTGATGTGGTTTTAGGTACTTGGTTTTGTACAGAATTATCCGTAGTTGTTATTCCAAGTACTTCGGGAGCAGCTTGGGTATCCCCGCTGCTGTCATCTAGTATCGGAGTCTCCGCTGAACTCTGCTGGTTAGATGAAGTTTTGGGCACGAATCCTAAGCTAAATGGTGGTGAAGCCTCCTGTCCGGCATCGGTTGGTACAGGAGGAGCTGATGAAGCTGGTTGATCACCGCTGGCCGTATCGACACCAAAGCTTCCGTCCCAATGACCAAATACGTTGATGAACAATATGCCAAACCAGTCAGAAAGGCCGAAGCTACTCATATTAACGTTTAGGATGTTAGCCGAAGCCGTTGCATTGCCACTCGACGCGTTGCCGGCACTTGTATTGCCCGTCACGCCAGCATTACCCGAGTGTGCCGTAACATCAATATTATTCGTAATCTGACTGTTGTTGTTTGCCGTTATGTCTTGGCCGCCATTACTATCCGTTACGCCGCTACCTAGCATCGCCGCCGTCGCACCAGGGGCGTCCACGATAATCCCCACCCAAGTTCCAAGGACATTCACGAATACCAGTAGACTATTGCTTGCAACTACTTGGTGACCTGAAAGATTAAGGATAGTTAGGTTAGTTGTTGCCGTCCCGGTTGTTGCTTGCCCTGCAGACGTGTTATTGGTAACTTCAGCCGATCCACTCGTCGCGCTCAGTTGTACGTTGTTTACGATAGACTGAGTGTCATTCGACACCACAGAAGCGGATGCATCTTGTGCATTACTAGCAAGTAGTTGAGGAATAAATTCTGGTGATATAAGTATGTCGCCGTTCAGATTACCGTAAATATTAATCGTTCCAATAAATGATTTATTTGCTGCAATAATTGAATTGATAAGGTTTATAACATTTGCAACTGCGTTTGCACTACCTGTTGTTGCGTTCCCGGCACTGGTATTGCGGTTAACGTTAGCATCGCCGCTACCAGCATCGACCGAAACGTTATTTGTTATAGCCGCGGAATTATTAACCGTAGTTGTCGCATCAGCATTTGATTGCTGCGCCGATAAATCGCCAATCGCTGACGATAAAGTAATATCACCCGTTACGTTTCCGTAGATGTCGGATGTAAAATGAGCAACGCCGACCGTGTCACCCCCTACGGTAGAATGTACCGTGCTCACAGTTGTTGTCGTAGCAGCTGCATTACCACTTGTTGCGTTCCCGGCGCTGGCATTCGCTGAAACACCCGCGTCCCCTGACTGCGCTACCGAAGACGTATCGTTTTGAATATTCACACCGGCATTCGATGTACCCGTTGAGGTATCGGTTGTCGATGTCGAAGGTTGTTCATTAGTCGTCTCGGGATCTGAAGGTACAATTTGCGTATTTTCTGGAGGTGGTGCTGGTGTAGATTTAGCCTTGTACGTACCTGATTGGCTATCATATTCCCATGTGGTCGTATTCCAGTGACCCGTTATCGGATCATAGGTATATGTTGGACTCGGCGCAGCATCAAGTGCCATTGCCGTCAAAGGATATCCGCCAGCTATCACTACCACGAGCGCATAAGATATACATACTCGCATGATACGTTTAAACTTTTGCATGGCGGCCTCCTTTTTTAACCAAATAATTTCATCCGTGGACGGGGAGAATATGTAGTCGTATCCTCCCCGAAGCTCAAACACCCTGGAAAATTATCATGTAGACAAATAACCAAGAGTTAGTTTTTAAGGTTCACCGTCACACTTGTTGAGTTAGTGTTCGATACATTGCCAGATGTGGCTGAGCCACCAGTCGTGTTATCCTCAACCTCTGCTTCACCAGACGTAGCCGTTTGGCTTGTAGAGCTTGAGATATTGAAGTTATTGTTGTTTTCAACCTTCAGTTTATTGACCGTCTTAGACTTGACGACATTCGTAGAATCAGGACCGGTTTGCGTAATAGATCCTGAGTCACTGCTGCTGTTCCCGCCACTACCCAAAGCTCCAGTTGTGGCAGAATTATCGACTGTTAAACCAACGCTCATGGCATTTGCCTGCGCTACCGTACCGCTCGTAGCGTCTCCACCAGTCGTATTGCCTTCCGATGAAGCTTCACCAGAAGATCCATTCTGAGACGTTGAGCTGTGAAGATTTAGGTTATTATTATTTTTAACCTTTGCCTTATTGATCGTTTTACTCTTAACGGCATTATAAGAGTCGGGGCCGGTATTCGTAATTGAACCCGTTGCGGCTGATGCGAAACCACTAAGACCAACTACAAGACCCAGTGATAATAACGTGGCACCTACTGATTTTTTGATTTTCATTTTTGACCTCCTTTATTCTTATTGGTAGATTAGTTTTTTCGGGTGTTCGCCCGACCTCAGAAAATGGTGTCATTCCTAGGGTCGTCCGACCACATAGATGAATCTCTATTCAGAATTTTCTATGGTCGTCTCCTGCTCACTACTCATATTTAATTGAACACTCGTGGAAGAATTAGACTGATTATCGGTTGTGGATGAAGTATCAATAGACACGTTTAACTTGGTCTGCCCGTCATCGCTTTGAATTGTTTTATGAATAGAGCCGTTTGGCGGCAACTGTATTGATTGATTGTTGATACGCACAGTAGAAGAAGACCGGCTTTGATCCGGCTGCGCTGAGGTGTTTGTGCTGGTTTCTACGATATCTGACTGGTTGGCTGAGGTTTTTGAATTTGCGGACGGAAGCTTAATGTCAACCGGTTGAACTTTATCATAGGAAGTCTGAGTCGCTTTACTTGAGTGTAAACTTAACGGTGCTACTGTCGCGAACAACGCGAATGCACCTATTGCCCACATCGTTCTGTGCACTTTACTAGCAAAAAGATAAGGAATAGCGATCTTCAAACGAGTGATAGATGATGAATAACTCCACATGTTAACCCCACTTTCTCTCCAATCAAAGAATATCTTTAAAAAAACGAACGGTATGTGAAGATTCTCACATATAGAACGTTTTACATAAGCTATCTAACGGTTAATTAAGAAGTGAGGTTTTTGCAAATAGAAAATTAGTTTAGCCTTAGCACCATTTTTAATTTTAATAAGATGCGTGTGTTGATGCTTAACCGAACGTGTAATACTGCCCATGCCACGAGCGTATACGTTATAGCCTTTTGCTTCATACTCGCCTGCAAGGCTCATCAAGTCCAGCTTCTCTTGATCCGTAAAATCATTTAATGATTCGACATGCCGCTTAGGCACAATCATAAGGTGGTCAAGCACTGCGCGTCCTTCAAACACATCATAGGAAACCCGATTAAAAACAACCTGCATCGTGTCGTTACTTTCAGCCTTTTGTTCGTGAGTTATATTGTGACAGAACGTACACGAAGTACCTTTTTGCTTGTCGTCTTTGTTTTTCTGGGCATATTTCTTGTAGGTTTTTCGGTAATGATACATATTCTTTTAAAAGTGTTTGCGAATATGGCTAAAACTAAAGTCCCAGTTCGCATCAGTCTTTTTATGTGGATTAAAGATATTTTGCGGATCGTAAATATGCTTCATCTCTTTCATATAGCCAAATACAGTCGGTCCGTACATCCGTTCCAGCCATGGACCACGAATAAGTCCGTCGTTGTGTTCGCCCGAGACTGATCCACCGTAGTAAAGTACGCGCTCGTTAACTTCTTTCATGGCAGGTTCTAATTTGGCACGTTCACTTGGCTCTTCAATCTTCATAAGTGGAATAACGTGGAAGTTACCGTCGCCTAGATGCCCAGCGATTGTTGCAAGAAGTTTGTACTTTTTAATTATCTCGCGAAGTTCCGGCAAAAATTCAGTCAGCCTAGCTGGCGGTACGACAAAGTCGTCGATAAAAGGAGCAGTGTGCTTGTCTTTTACCTTTGATCGAAGCAAGTTAAAGCTTTCACGGCGCATCAACCAAAACTTACGTGATTTGGCTTCGGTGCCGTCCTCTTCCATATAGGTGAAATGGAATCGTTCAAGGTCTTTCCTGGCCGTATGAATTTTGTGCTTCACTTCGTCAACGGTGTCACCCGTAAATTCAATCAATAGAATTAGCTTTGGCACACCCTTGAACAACATTAATCCATCAGGGATAAGCTGGAGTGCAAGCTTGATCCAAGACCACAGTCCAAGCCGGGTTAAAAAGGCAAAGAAGAACTTAAAGCTCAGCCACAAAGTATTGTCATCGAAACACTCAAAAGTGGCGGGTTTATGCGACAGAACCGCTGGAATCACGTCACCAAGCTCATCGATTGTGTGCATATAACAAACAAGCGTACCCGAATGCGGTGCTTTTGGTACTAAACGGAACTTGATATCCGTTACGATCCCTAAAGTCCCTTGAGATCCTACAAATAATTTAGTCAAATCAAAAATACCCGTATCGCGTTTCCAAACGTTCCACAGATGATAGCCCGTAGAATCTTTGCTGACTTTAGGAGCAGCTG is a window encoding:
- a CDS encoding Crp/Fnr family transcriptional regulator, coding for MDTFKQFISHYPQQSFKKGETILLKGERPKCVYVIESGLVKTYSITKTGDERLVSIGRKDEDFPVGFAFGLIEESQYFYEAFTKCTVRLVPHQKFTKHLHANPESMYNRQVKMTIILLSSISRIHALEQSRASDKVAFTLLYMADQLGGILKSYKFTNHLKISVTQQEIADSLGLTRETTNIELKKLEMLKLIAHSRRSYILHMERLRDYLDQG
- a CDS encoding FAD-binding oxidoreductase, coding for MDIKTELSKIFKGEVDTSAETLEFYSHDASLFELRPQVVAFPSSSDDIKAAVKFVNDNKAEHPDLNITPRGRGTDMSGGAVNESIILDVSKHMNQLYEASATAAHVQPGMMYKDFEVETFKQGSLMPSYPASRELASVGGMVANNSGGEKSLEYGKTDNFVTELKVILADGNEYTIGPLNRDELNAKMGQDDYEGDLYRRTFELLDTHYDEIQAAAPKVSKDSTGYHLWNVWKRDTGIFDLTKLFVGSQGTLGIVTDIKFRLVPKAPHSGTLVCYMHTIDELGDVIPAVLSHKPATFECFDDNTLWLSFKFFFAFLTRLGLWSWIKLALQLIPDGLMLFKGVPKLILLIEFTGDTVDEVKHKIHTARKDLERFHFTYMEEDGTEAKSRKFWLMRRESFNLLRSKVKDKHTAPFIDDFVVPPARLTEFLPELREIIKKYKLLATIAGHLGDGNFHVIPLMKIEEPSERAKLEPAMKEVNERVLYYGGSVSGEHNDGLIRGPWLERMYGPTVFGYMKEMKHIYDPQNIFNPHKKTDANWDFSFSHIRKHF
- a CDS encoding glycosyltransferase, with translation MNIAHVVPYSIKFPLDSHNGRYDWVLQLASLQTQRGHTVTIYCNPGSAIDNIRTVGIEHATEDKEHNNLETFRAALRNNHDIYHSHFDDLHYKVAHETTKQIVFTQHWWPKDSVIKLADLNPKNVWAVPPTQYMYDFDIQSGIRSKGFIHHGIDLELFRVRHAQKNNRLLFVGRISPEKNLETALAVSKRSGIGLDIIGKVAEKNLPYWNTLQSYIDGEQVRYLGQKNHQELVGYYASALAVIFPADIREAFGLVAIESQACGTPIIMKRGGSRKELVEEDKTGFLCETEDDFTAAVQRADTLQASACFEFAKRFDIHTMVEKYDNLYKDLLAI
- a CDS encoding ATP-grasp domain-containing protein, with amino-acid sequence MKTIFYVGKPYLHRDALLRLKSAGYTLGILHDISLVLKNKDIFDHIIELDYSSERSFKKSLEEAADVPKIDGLLCPYENYIVFKAIAAETLSLPSLSIDSARACTDKYLMRSRFLRYNTAITPEFTFVDSEQQLLDFAERVGYPLILKPTNLVKSLLVTKCSTKDELLLAYKNTLEQINDIYIKLHVTNRAPGLILEKFIEGRMCSVAAFVDQDGTPHFCDGIVDLVTAQDIGYDDNFLYARKLLNDFDPVLKAKIFKVAREGIAALDMRSSPAHVEIIYNDAEVQLVEIGARTGGYRPFLYMQSYGIDMLEQEARNAVGDQPRMNGVFKNYAALYELFPRSRSTFLKLENLQPKTSYAYLHEVAHPGDEVGCAKDGYKSLAIIGIADPDIASFTARSNAIEDIQVVTT
- the dnaJ gene encoding molecular chaperone DnaJ, with product MSKRDYYEVLGVSKTASADEIKKAFRKAAVQHHPDKEGGDEAKFKEINEAYEVLKDQQKRQRYDQFGHAGVGGNGGGASGGNPFEGFGGQNVNFDFGDGGLGDIFGQFFGGGGQQQRGPKRGRDVETSLTLTFEQAVFGVEEEIVLDMDDECEHCHGTTVEPGHSMKTCPTCKGAGQQTRVMNTIFGQIQQAVTCETCKGTGKVPEKVCTVCRGKGTQRRKQSVTLKIPAGIDDGSTIRLKERGEAIGGGARGDLYVHIRVKAHKKFTREGDIILSEEHISMIDAALGTEIEVETVDGNVRMKIPAGTQSGTDFKLSNHGVPHMRSSSRGAHIVSILVDTPTKLTKKQKDLLGQFDDAKKRGIF
- a CDS encoding HIT domain-containing protein; protein product: MYHYRKTYKKYAQKNKDDKQKGTSCTFCHNITHEQKAESNDTMQVVFNRVSYDVFEGRAVLDHLMIVPKRHVESLNDFTDQEKLDLMSLAGEYEAKGYNVYARGMGSITRSVKHQHTHLIKIKNGAKAKLIFYLQKPHFLINR